The Candidatus Acidiferrales bacterium genomic interval TATAACTTTTTTTCTCTCCTTCGCTTGTCGCAAAGACTCACGGGCGCGTTTGGCTTTATCGAAATAGTTCTGTGCATTCCGGACAGGTTTCAACGAGGGATCGAGCTTGATCTCCTCTTCATTTTCTTCGATAAAGACCGATGTATCTCCTTTTTTGATATCGGCAACATGGCACATGACGTATTCTCCGAAAGCCTGATATCTTGCGGCGCGATCATCTGCCAAATCCGATTCGATCTTCGCCAGAGTTCGTTTGAGGGAACTGATTTTCCGGCTCAACTTTCCAAGCACTTCGGTCTTGATATCGGCGATCTTTTTGCTCTTGCCTGCACGAATTACGAAGTTGCGTATACATTCATTCACCGAATTGTATTCTTCAAACTTTTGTGCTTGCAGGTGTCTCAGCTCGATAAGTCCGAATGCGCTTCCGATCTGCCCGGAAAAATATATGCGAGGCGAAGGGGTTAAGAGTTCTCTGTGAATGCCGGAAAGTATCCTATCGAGAATTTCAAAATCGATTTGAGCATTCGGCCGTCTAAGATCACGCCTCCCCGAATCGTCAATTGTGCCCCCCACCGACAAATCATACCTATACAGAATTTCGCGCGCAAGCATTGAATCGACGGTCGGGATGCATTGGGACAGCTGTTGAAGAGCGTTGCCCGTTACACTCATGAATCTTGAACGCAAGTCGATGACATCTCCCGGAAAACCGATTGAATTGACCTCGAAAGGAAGTTTCTTTCCGACCTTAGTAGATGGTTTCAAAAAGGAATTGATAATAACTCTGTCTAGATCAGCATGATAAATATTTGCCGCCGCGCCGAACAAATTGACCTGGAGGAAATTGCCATCATCAAATTCAAAACGGAGTTGTCTCTCGTTGGAAATTGCTTTGATTGCAATCACCACATTTCCGAGGACTTCAGGAAGGACATTGGCACCCTTTAGTTTTCCGCCGGCGGAACCTTCCATATAAATGAAATTCATTTGCGGTTGACAGGAGATTACCAGTCCGGCGGCGTTGCCATGTTGCGTTTCCAAAAGAATATCGAGGGTACGATCTGAGCGAGTCGAAGCTTGCAGGATCCTGGCTCCCGATAATGAGCTGCCGAATTCCTTCGAAAGATGAAACAGTGTATAATAGTTGTTAAGCATCGTGTCAAATACAATTATAAATCTTCAATTTTACGAATGCTTCGGGCCAGGTCCCGCCAAGAGTATTTCACATTCGGGATCACGCCAGGTAGTGATCGCATATTTAATATATTAACAATTCAGCGGTAAATTCTAAATTGCAGGAGGAATCAAAAGTTTCCCTATGAATGCTTCTGGAGCAGCAAGAACGATCAGACAATTTTTTAGCAGCCTTCACCTTATCTTGCCCAATGACTGATACAGAAAAGAGTCTTTACCAAATAATCTATGAAACGGTGAAAAGGATACCGAAAGGGAAAGTGGCAACTTACGGCCAAATTGCCCGCTTGTGCGGATTGCGCGAACACGCCAGACTTGTGGGATATGCTCTTCACAACCTTAGGCCGAATTCCGGCGTTCCATGGCAACGCGTCATCAATTCCAAAGGGATGATTTCGCTGCGAAGAGACACCGGTGCTTACGAGCACCAGAAGAGAATTCTTGAAAAGGAAGGCGTGAAATTCAAGAATGAGAAAATTGACCTGGCAAAGTACGGGATCATGGCTTCAGAGAAAATAAAAACGCGGCCCGGAGGAGGTGGGCCGCGTTAAGGAGGAGCAGTCGATTTCCCGTTCCGACAGATCAGAACAGGAGGCTGATCGTCACATGGCGTGAATATGATCAGCCCTCAGGGAGGAGGATCGTGCTCTGTGTGCAAATCATTTCACAAAACATATTTTACGCCGCCTCAAGCTCCGCTGCAGCTTTCGCAACGGTTTGAAAAAAAGTTTCAAGCGGACACCCAAAACTGTCTACCGCATAGCAATAACCGGATTCATTTTTCTCACC includes:
- a CDS encoding NFACT RNA binding domain-containing protein, yielding MLNNYYTLFHLSKEFGSSLSGARILQASTRSDRTLDILLETQHGNAAGLVISCQPQMNFIYMEGSAGGKLKGANVLPEVLGNVVIAIKAISNERQLRFEFDDGNFLQVNLFGAAANIYHADLDRVIINSFLKPSTKVGKKLPFEVNSIGFPGDVIDLRSRFMSVTGNALQQLSQCIPTVDSMLAREILYRYDLSVGGTIDDSGRRDLRRPNAQIDFEILDRILSGIHRELLTPSPRIYFSGQIGSAFGLIELRHLQAQKFEEYNSVNECIRNFVIRAGKSKKIADIKTEVLGKLSRKISSLKRTLAKIESDLADDRAARYQAFGEYVMCHVADIKKGDTSVFIEENEEEIKLDPSLKPVRNAQNYFDKAKRARESLRQAKERKKVIAEELREAETLLDEVVHQDDVDSLSSLREEKAVGYEKHSPFREFERSGYRIYVGKDAKNNDELTFGFAKPNDVFLHARGVSGSHVIIRNPSREFPQKPILQFAASIAAHYSKARTSGIVPVAYTMRKFVKKAKGQPGAVLLDREEVIFVKPGIPL
- a CDS encoding MGMT family protein; amino-acid sequence: MTDTEKSLYQIIYETVKRIPKGKVATYGQIARLCGLREHARLVGYALHNLRPNSGVPWQRVINSKGMISLRRDTGAYEHQKRILEKEGVKFKNEKIDLAKYGIMASEKIKTRPGGGGPR